From the Longimicrobiaceae bacterium genome, one window contains:
- a CDS encoding fumarylacetoacetate hydrolase family protein gives MPTSRPSKIVCVGRNYLEHARELGNEMPERPLLFFKPPSALIEEGDPIVLPPESQRVEHEGEIAVVIGARARHVSRERAMRYVGGYAALNDVTARDLQKTDGQWARAKGFDTFCPVGVVVPAGNVDAAALEVICRVNGEVRQHGYARDMAFDIPTLIAYVSSIMTLEPGDIIATGTPAGVGPLRPGDVVEVEVPGVGKVRNPVVGA, from the coding sequence ATGCCCACATCCCGCCCGTCCAAGATCGTCTGTGTCGGCCGCAACTACCTGGAGCACGCCCGCGAGCTCGGGAACGAGATGCCGGAGCGGCCGCTGCTCTTCTTCAAGCCGCCCTCGGCGCTGATCGAGGAGGGGGACCCCATCGTCCTCCCGCCGGAGTCGCAGCGGGTAGAGCACGAGGGGGAGATCGCGGTGGTGATCGGCGCCCGGGCGCGGCACGTGAGCCGGGAGCGAGCCATGCGCTACGTGGGCGGCTATGCGGCGCTGAACGACGTCACCGCGCGCGACCTGCAGAAGACCGACGGGCAGTGGGCGCGCGCCAAGGGGTTCGACACCTTCTGCCCGGTCGGCGTGGTGGTCCCGGCCGGGAACGTGGACGCGGCCGCGCTGGAGGTGATCTGCCGCGTGAACGGCGAGGTGCGCCAGCACGGCTACGCCCGCGACATGGCCTTCGACATCCCCACGCTGATCGCCTACGTCTCGTCCATCATGACGCTGGAGCCGGGCGACATCATCGCCACCGGGACCCCGGCCGGCGTCGGCCCGCTCCGCCCCGGCGACGTGGTGGAGGTGGAGGTGCCCGGGGTGGGGAAGGTCCGCAACCCGGTGGTCGGCGCATGA
- the lspA gene encoding signal peptidase II: protein MTFSRSRALALLVAAVTAADWLTKFWVQNRLPLHGWHTVVDGWVFLTHRRNTGVAFSAFAGAESAWRVLVLTLAAAVGIFVCLQVIRSTRDSVLRVAAALVIAGALGNVGDRLLNGAVTDFILIRFFPFVFNVADVAITIGGILLVARMSLAGDGTREPRSA from the coding sequence ATGACCTTCTCGCGCAGCCGCGCCCTGGCGCTGCTGGTGGCCGCCGTCACCGCCGCCGACTGGCTCACCAAGTTCTGGGTGCAGAACCGGCTCCCGCTGCACGGGTGGCACACCGTGGTGGACGGGTGGGTGTTCCTCACCCATCGCCGCAACACCGGCGTGGCGTTCAGCGCCTTCGCAGGCGCCGAGTCCGCGTGGCGGGTGCTGGTCCTGACGCTCGCCGCGGCGGTGGGGATCTTCGTCTGCCTGCAGGTGATCCGCTCCACCCGCGACTCCGTGCTGAGGGTCGCCGCGGCACTGGTGATCGCCGGTGCGCTGGGGAACGTGGGCGACCGCCTCCTGAACGGCGCCGTCACGGACTTCATCCTGATCCGCTTCTTCCCCTTCGTCTTCAACGTCGCCGACGTGGCGATCACCATCGGCGGGATCCTGCTGGTGGCCCGGATGAGCCTGGCGGGCGACGGTACGCGGGAGCCGAGGAGTGCGTGA